From a single Alloactinosynnema sp. L-07 genomic region:
- a CDS encoding DUF397 domain-containing protein, translating into MTAGHDFSRAQWRKSSRSSGNNGNCVELAVVADAVGVRDSKNAGGPALVLPGAALSALVASVRA; encoded by the coding sequence ATGACCGCCGGACACGACTTCTCCCGCGCTCAGTGGCGCAAGTCCAGCCGCAGCAGTGGAAACAACGGCAACTGTGTCGAACTTGCGGTTGTCGCCGATGCCGTCGGCGTGCGTGACTCCAAGAACGCGGGCGGTCCCGCTCTGGTTCTTCCGGGCGCGGCACTGTCGGCGCTGGTCGCGTCCGTTCGGGCCTGA
- a CDS encoding DUF397 domain-containing protein, protein MTTGHDFSRAQWRKSSRSSGNGGNCVELAVIAEAAGVRDSKNASGPALVLPSAALSALVASVRP, encoded by the coding sequence ATGACCACCGGACACGACTTCTCCCGCGCCCAGTGGCGCAAGTCCAGCCGCAGCAGCGGCAATGGCGGCAACTGCGTCGAACTCGCGGTTATCGCCGAGGCCGCCGGCGTGCGCGACTCCAAGAACGCGAGCGGTCCCGCTCTTGTTCTTCCGAGCGCGGCACTGTCGGCGCTGGTGGCGTCCGTTCGGCCCTGA
- a CDS encoding helix-turn-helix transcriptional regulator, producing the protein MGERGPGPVIIRRRLGKDLRALRDKAGVSMAEAADYVGIGKPTMSKIELGRQNIGLGNLRALLGLYAIDGDLFDELLSKGKQANQKDWWSSYGDTVPDWFRTYIGMESDADQILTYECEFIPGLLQTEDYTAVVRRAFRPDVEEGDPQRHAALRSARQRHLVGDDPPGFHAVINEAVLHRVVGSPAVMRAQLKHVMERAKLDHVRVQVLPFSAGAHPAMNGAFSILQFEEAALSTVYVEIEPGGLYPERAIDISRYRLVFNQIAELALDEAKSLALIGKLAKQL; encoded by the coding sequence ATGGGCGAACGCGGACCAGGACCGGTGATCATCAGGCGGCGGCTGGGCAAGGACCTCAGGGCGCTGCGCGACAAGGCAGGCGTTTCGATGGCCGAAGCCGCGGACTACGTCGGAATCGGCAAGCCGACCATGTCGAAGATCGAGCTGGGCAGACAGAACATCGGGCTTGGCAACCTGCGTGCGCTGCTCGGCCTGTACGCCATCGACGGCGACCTGTTCGACGAGTTGCTGAGCAAGGGCAAGCAGGCCAACCAGAAGGACTGGTGGTCCTCGTACGGCGACACGGTTCCGGACTGGTTCCGCACGTACATCGGCATGGAGTCCGACGCCGACCAGATCCTCACCTACGAGTGCGAGTTCATTCCCGGCTTGCTGCAAACCGAGGACTACACCGCCGTCGTCCGCCGCGCGTTCCGGCCGGACGTGGAAGAAGGCGATCCGCAACGCCATGCCGCGCTACGAAGTGCTCGTCAACGGCATCTTGTCGGCGACGATCCGCCGGGTTTCCATGCTGTGATCAATGAGGCTGTTCTGCACCGAGTGGTCGGGTCTCCCGCCGTCATGCGGGCGCAGTTGAAGCACGTGATGGAGCGGGCGAAGCTCGACCACGTGCGGGTACAGGTGTTGCCGTTCTCGGCGGGCGCGCACCCGGCGATGAATGGAGCGTTCTCCATCCTCCAGTTCGAGGAGGCGGCGCTGTCGACCGTCTATGTCGAGATCGAACCGGGTGGCCTCTATCCGGAACGTGCCATCGACATCTCCAGGTATAGGCTGGTGTTCAACCAGATCGCCGAGTTGGCACTGGATGAGGCCAAGTCCCTCGCGCTCATCGGCAAGCTGGCCAAACAGTTGTAG
- a CDS encoding GMC family oxidoreductase, producing MATQLTGNNPDFDVVVVGSGFGGSVAALRLTEKGYRVAVIEAGRRFADDEFAKTSWNLRKYLWAPALGCYGIQRIHLLKDVVVLAGSGVGGGSLVYANTLYRPLKPFYNDRQWADITDWESELAPYYDQASRMLGVVTNPTTTPSDEVMQKVAADMGVADSYHPTPIGVYFDQPGVEVADPYFGGAGPSRTGCTECGSCMTGCRVGAKNTLVKNYLYLAEQGGAQVMPLTTVTSLRPRGDGSYEVDVRRTGKKLRKGKRTITAGQVVLAAGTWGTQTLLHRMRDTGALPELSATLGELTRTNSESIIGAARPKVDPTHDYSKGVAITSSIHPDEITHIEPVRYGKGSNAMSLMQTIATDGGSSVPRWVQAMRFVGRHPIKTAQLLQGYRWSERTVILLVMQSLDNSITTYTKKGMFGRRKYTSKQGHGEPNPTYIPAGQVANELTAKHIGGTAGGTWGEVFNIPLTAHFIGGCAIAPDPSKGVIDAYHRVFSYPGISIVDGAAISANLGVNPSLTITAQAERAMSFWPNKGESDPRPAQDAGYRRITPVAPAHPAVPAEAPGALRLKIVDVR from the coding sequence ATGGCTACGCAACTCACCGGTAACAACCCGGACTTCGATGTCGTTGTGGTCGGATCCGGGTTCGGCGGGAGCGTGGCCGCCCTCCGGCTCACCGAGAAGGGCTACCGCGTCGCGGTCATCGAGGCGGGCCGCCGCTTCGCCGACGACGAGTTCGCCAAGACGTCCTGGAACCTGCGCAAGTACCTGTGGGCACCCGCGCTCGGCTGCTACGGCATCCAGCGCATCCACCTGCTCAAGGACGTCGTCGTGCTCGCGGGCTCGGGCGTTGGCGGCGGGTCGCTGGTGTACGCGAACACGCTGTACCGGCCGCTGAAGCCGTTCTACAACGACCGGCAGTGGGCCGACATCACCGACTGGGAGTCCGAGCTCGCGCCGTACTACGACCAGGCCTCGCGGATGCTCGGCGTGGTCACCAACCCGACCACGACGCCGTCGGACGAGGTCATGCAGAAGGTCGCCGCCGACATGGGCGTGGCCGACAGCTACCACCCGACGCCGATCGGGGTGTACTTCGACCAGCCGGGCGTCGAGGTGGCCGACCCGTACTTCGGCGGCGCCGGCCCGTCGCGGACGGGGTGCACCGAGTGCGGCTCGTGCATGACAGGGTGCCGGGTCGGGGCTAAGAACACGCTGGTCAAGAACTACCTGTACCTGGCAGAGCAGGGCGGCGCGCAGGTCATGCCGCTGACCACGGTCACGTCGCTGCGCCCGCGCGGGGACGGGTCCTACGAGGTCGACGTCCGCAGGACCGGCAAGAAGCTGCGCAAGGGCAAGCGGACGATCACCGCGGGCCAGGTCGTGCTCGCCGCGGGCACCTGGGGCACTCAGACGCTGCTGCACCGCATGCGCGACACGGGCGCGCTGCCTGAGCTCTCGGCCACCCTCGGCGAGCTGACCAGGACGAACTCCGAGTCGATCATCGGGGCCGCCCGGCCCAAGGTCGACCCGACCCACGACTACAGCAAGGGCGTGGCCATCACGTCCTCGATCCACCCCGACGAGATCACCCACATCGAGCCGGTCCGCTACGGCAAGGGCAGCAACGCCATGAGCCTGATGCAGACCATCGCCACCGACGGCGGGTCGAGCGTCCCGCGTTGGGTGCAAGCGATGCGGTTCGTCGGCAGGCACCCGATCAAGACCGCGCAGTTGCTGCAGGGGTACCGCTGGAGCGAGCGGACGGTGATCCTGCTGGTGATGCAGAGCCTGGACAATTCGATCACCACCTACACCAAGAAGGGCATGTTCGGGCGGCGGAAGTACACGTCGAAGCAGGGCCACGGCGAGCCGAACCCGACCTACATCCCCGCAGGTCAGGTGGCCAACGAGCTGACCGCCAAGCACATCGGCGGCACCGCGGGCGGCACCTGGGGCGAGGTGTTCAACATCCCGCTGACGGCTCATTTCATCGGCGGCTGCGCCATCGCGCCCGACCCGTCGAAGGGCGTCATCGACGCGTATCACCGGGTGTTCAGCTACCCCGGTATCTCCATTGTGGACGGAGCGGCGATCTCGGCGAACCTGGGTGTGAACCCGTCGCTGACGATCACCGCGCAGGCCGAGCGGGCGATGTCGTTCTGGCCCAACAAGGGCGAGTCGGACCCTCGGCCCGCGCAGGACGCGGGCTACCGACGGATCACCCCGGTCGCCCCGGCACACCCGGCAGTCCCAGCCGAGGCGCCCGGCGCGCTGCGGTTGAAGATCGTGGATGTCCGCTGA
- a CDS encoding GNAT family N-acetyltransferase, whose amino-acid sequence MRQILATDGRIALTVPLDSDPAAMAAGDGLFDVDPDDRPQPPPVALSRASVVDASGELLGVVSWHQVGWGRTRACAAWNVGIALLPAARGRRAGVGALALVARHLFATTDLDRVEAATDVDNLAANRALLGAGFQREGVVRGAQLRAGVRRDLVLYGFLRSDLD is encoded by the coding sequence GTGAGGCAGATTCTCGCCACCGACGGCCGGATCGCGCTGACCGTCCCACTGGACAGCGATCCGGCCGCGATGGCGGCGGGCGACGGATTGTTCGACGTCGACCCCGACGACCGTCCGCAGCCGCCCCCGGTGGCGCTGAGCCGGGCGAGCGTGGTCGACGCCTCAGGTGAGCTGCTTGGCGTCGTGAGCTGGCATCAGGTCGGCTGGGGGCGCACCCGGGCCTGCGCGGCGTGGAACGTGGGTATCGCGCTGCTGCCCGCCGCGCGCGGGCGCCGGGCCGGTGTGGGCGCGTTGGCGCTGGTCGCGCGGCACTTGTTCGCCACGACCGACCTCGACCGGGTCGAGGCGGCCACCGATGTCGACAATCTCGCGGCCAACCGCGCGCTGCTCGGCGCGGGGTTCCAGCGCGAGGGCGTCGTCCGGGGTGCTCAGCTGCGCGCGGGCGTGCGCCGAGACCTCGTTCTCTACGGTTTCCTGCGGTCAGACCTAGATTGA
- a CDS encoding GuaB3 family IMP dehydrogenase-related protein — protein MRDLVDIGMGRTARRAYGLDEVEIVPSRRTRSSKDVSTAWQIDAYRFDIPLITHPTDAIVSPATAVAVGQQGGLGVINAEGLWARHADADKVLDRILAAEDDDVSLPELVGVLQELHAAPIQVDLLTEAIRHVRDSGVTVAARVSPQHAAELTPDLLAAGVELLIVQGTIISAEHVSRDSAEPLNLKSFIAELDIPVIAGGVHDYRTAMHLMRTGAAGVIVGYGNSAGVTTTDSALGIGTPMATAIVDAAAARRDYLDETGGRYVHVIADGDVYTSGDIAKSIACGADAVMLGAPLAAAAEAPGKGLYWTASAAHPSLPRSGVLAVADRDGVDLQTLLFGPTSDPDGMVNLFGALRRAMAKAGYSDLKEFQKVGLTVRS, from the coding sequence GTGCGGGATCTTGTCGACATCGGCATGGGGCGGACCGCCCGTCGCGCCTACGGGCTCGACGAGGTCGAGATCGTGCCGTCCCGGCGCACCCGGTCGTCCAAGGACGTCTCCACCGCCTGGCAGATCGACGCCTACCGGTTCGACATCCCGCTGATCACCCACCCGACCGACGCGATCGTGTCCCCGGCGACGGCGGTCGCGGTCGGACAGCAGGGCGGTCTCGGCGTGATCAACGCCGAGGGTTTGTGGGCGCGGCACGCCGACGCCGACAAGGTCCTCGACCGGATCCTCGCCGCCGAGGACGACGACGTCAGCCTGCCCGAGCTGGTCGGCGTGCTCCAGGAACTGCACGCCGCGCCGATCCAGGTCGACCTGCTCACCGAGGCCATCCGGCACGTGCGCGACTCCGGGGTGACCGTGGCGGCGCGGGTCAGCCCGCAGCACGCCGCCGAGCTGACCCCGGATCTGCTGGCCGCCGGGGTGGAGCTGCTGATCGTGCAGGGCACGATCATCTCCGCCGAGCACGTGTCGCGGGATTCGGCTGAGCCGCTCAACCTCAAGAGCTTCATCGCCGAGCTGGACATCCCGGTCATCGCGGGCGGCGTGCACGACTACCGCACCGCGATGCACCTGATGCGCACGGGCGCGGCGGGTGTGATCGTCGGCTACGGCAACAGCGCGGGGGTCACCACGACCGACAGCGCGCTGGGCATCGGGACGCCGATGGCGACCGCGATCGTCGACGCCGCTGCCGCGCGCCGCGACTACCTCGACGAGACCGGCGGCCGGTATGTGCACGTCATCGCCGACGGCGACGTCTACACCAGCGGCGACATCGCCAAGTCGATCGCCTGTGGGGCGGACGCGGTGATGCTCGGCGCCCCGCTCGCCGCCGCGGCCGAGGCGCCCGGCAAGGGCCTGTACTGGACGGCGTCGGCGGCGCACCCGTCGCTGCCGCGCAGTGGCGTGCTGGCCGTGGCCGACCGTGACGGTGTCGACCTCCAGACACTGCTGTTCGGCCCGACCTCGGACCCCGACGGCATGGTCAACCTGTTCGGCGCGCTGCGACGGGCGATGGCCAAGGCCGGGTACTCCGACCTCAAGGAGTTCCAGAAGGTCGGGCTGACGGTCCGCTCGTGA
- the guaB gene encoding IMP dehydrogenase has product MTSELNADGVPHKFATLGLTFDDVLLQPAQSDVIPSTVDTGTRISRNVTLRIPLASAAMDTVTEARMAIAMARQGGIGILQRNLSIEDQARQAETVKRSEAGMVTDPVTCAPSDTLAEVDAMCARYRISGLPVTDAEGTLVGIITNRDMRFEVDHTRLVSEVMTKGPLVSAQVGVSAEAALGLLRRHKVEKLPIVDGEGKLRGLITVKDFVKTEQYPNATKDPDGRLICGAAVGVGDDGYKRAMTLFDAGVDVLMVDTAHGHARAVLDIVARLKKELGDAVDIVGGNVATRAGAQALVDAGADGVKVGVGPGSICTTRVVAGVGVPQITAIYEASLACGPVKVPVIGDGGIQYSGDIAKAIAAGASAVMLGSLLAGTEESPGELILVGGKQFKVYRGMGSLGAMRGQGDRKSYSKDRYAQDDVLSEDKLVPEGIEGRIPFRGPLSTVVHQLVGGLRMGMGYAGARTIADLQQAQLIRITAAGLKESHPHDITMTVEAPNYTTR; this is encoded by the coding sequence ATGACCAGCGAGCTCAACGCTGACGGAGTCCCCCACAAGTTCGCCACCCTCGGCCTCACGTTCGATGACGTCCTGCTGCAGCCGGCACAGTCGGATGTGATCCCGAGCACGGTCGACACCGGGACCCGGATTTCGCGCAATGTCACGCTGCGCATCCCGCTCGCCTCGGCGGCCATGGACACCGTCACCGAGGCCCGGATGGCGATCGCCATGGCCCGCCAGGGTGGCATCGGCATCCTGCAGCGCAACCTCTCGATCGAAGACCAGGCGCGTCAGGCCGAGACGGTCAAGCGCTCCGAGGCGGGCATGGTCACCGACCCGGTCACCTGCGCGCCCAGCGACACCCTCGCCGAGGTCGACGCCATGTGTGCCCGCTACCGGATCTCCGGCCTGCCGGTGACCGACGCCGAGGGCACCCTCGTCGGCATCATCACCAACCGCGACATGCGCTTCGAGGTCGACCACACCCGCCTGGTCAGCGAGGTCATGACCAAGGGCCCGCTGGTCAGCGCCCAGGTCGGCGTGTCGGCCGAGGCCGCGCTGGGCCTGCTGCGCAGGCACAAGGTGGAGAAGCTGCCCATCGTCGACGGCGAAGGCAAGCTGCGCGGCCTGATCACGGTCAAGGACTTCGTCAAGACCGAGCAGTACCCCAACGCCACCAAGGACCCCGACGGCCGCCTGATCTGCGGTGCCGCGGTCGGCGTCGGTGACGACGGCTACAAGCGCGCGATGACGCTGTTCGACGCCGGTGTCGACGTCCTCATGGTCGACACCGCCCACGGCCACGCGCGCGCCGTGCTCGACATCGTGGCCCGGCTCAAGAAGGAACTCGGCGACGCGGTCGACATCGTCGGCGGCAACGTGGCCACCCGCGCGGGCGCCCAGGCGCTGGTCGACGCGGGGGCCGACGGCGTCAAGGTCGGCGTGGGCCCTGGCTCCATCTGCACCACCCGCGTGGTCGCCGGTGTCGGCGTCCCGCAGATCACCGCCATCTATGAGGCGTCGCTGGCCTGCGGTCCGGTCAAGGTCCCGGTGATCGGCGACGGCGGCATCCAGTACTCCGGCGACATCGCCAAGGCCATCGCGGCCGGGGCGAGCGCGGTGATGCTCGGGAGCCTGCTCGCGGGCACCGAGGAGTCGCCGGGCGAGCTGATCCTGGTCGGCGGCAAGCAGTTCAAGGTCTACCGGGGCATGGGTTCGCTGGGCGCGATGCGTGGCCAGGGCGACCGGAAGTCCTACTCGAAGGACCGCTACGCCCAGGACGACGTCCTCAGCGAGGACAAGCTGGTCCCCGAAGGCATCGAAGGCCGCATCCCGTTCCGCGGACCGCTGTCCACCGTCGTCCACCAGCTCGTCGGCGGACTCCGCATGGGCATGGGCTACGCGGGCGCGCGGACCATCGCCGACCTGCAGCAGGCGCAACTCATCCGGATCACGGCGGCGGGGCTCAAGGAGAGCCACCCGCACGACATCACGATGACCGTCGAAGCGCCCAACTACACGACTCGCTAG
- a CDS encoding DUF5319 domain-containing protein encodes MPPDPFAGDPDDPARALTEPDDDENVPITGDERDELLSDLADLAVYQALLAPRGVRGIVVDCGECEEPHYHDWALLAASLEQLLNDGRMRPHEPAFDPDPHSYVSWEYCRGYADGVTASESAY; translated from the coding sequence CTGCCGCCCGACCCGTTCGCGGGCGACCCCGACGACCCGGCGCGCGCGCTGACCGAGCCGGACGACGACGAGAACGTGCCGATCACCGGCGACGAGCGCGACGAACTGCTCAGCGATCTGGCTGATCTGGCTGTCTACCAGGCGCTTCTGGCCCCACGCGGGGTCCGGGGGATCGTCGTCGACTGCGGCGAGTGCGAGGAGCCGCACTACCACGACTGGGCCCTGCTGGCCGCCAGCCTCGAACAGCTGCTCAACGACGGTCGGATGCGACCGCACGAGCCCGCGTTCGACCCGGACCCGCACTCCTACGTCAGCTGGGAGTACTGCCGCGGCTATGCCGACGGCGTGACCGCCAGCGAGAGCGCGTACTGA
- a CDS encoding anti-sigma-D factor RsdA has translation MSDQGRPDNRRDDEEELTLPRIEPVNVVHSAFGLRFGDHVDLDSFDGLDPSDLDDDAVDFSRVHADDAFLDALGAAVRGESATRPESQDAELAALLSSWRDDVDADPIGELVDTKYAVATVFAAKARRIRKPRLLVPLAAAAAAIAIAFTGAGLAARDAQPGDTLWGLTKVLYADHARSIEAAASVRQDLQIAQTALAEGKLAEAKSKLEDAQAGLPSVSSEDGKADLTQRHADLVSQLPGTPANEVVPPPLGSPTTVAPVSTTVAPSSPPSTTPQPTTQQPTTTTTTVPPTTTEEPPTTTPPVTQPQSEAPRVDPGTGAGQVGTGQGGAGQGVAGTQPDPQPPTT, from the coding sequence GTGTCCGACCAGGGCAGACCCGACAATCGTCGCGATGATGAGGAAGAACTCACCCTGCCTCGCATCGAGCCGGTGAACGTGGTCCACAGTGCGTTCGGCCTGCGGTTCGGCGACCATGTCGACCTCGACTCGTTCGACGGGCTCGACCCGTCGGACCTCGATGACGACGCGGTCGACTTCTCGCGGGTGCACGCCGACGACGCGTTCCTCGACGCACTCGGCGCCGCTGTCCGCGGCGAGAGCGCGACGCGGCCGGAGTCGCAGGACGCCGAGCTGGCCGCGCTGCTGTCCTCCTGGCGCGACGACGTCGACGCCGACCCGATCGGTGAACTGGTCGACACCAAGTACGCCGTGGCCACCGTGTTCGCCGCCAAGGCCCGCAGGATCCGCAAGCCGCGCCTGCTGGTGCCGCTCGCCGCCGCGGCCGCCGCCATCGCCATCGCCTTCACCGGCGCGGGCCTCGCCGCCCGCGACGCGCAGCCCGGCGACACTCTCTGGGGCCTGACCAAGGTCCTCTACGCCGACCACGCCCGGTCCATCGAGGCCGCCGCCTCGGTCCGCCAGGACCTGCAGATCGCCCAGACCGCGCTCGCCGAGGGCAAGCTGGCCGAGGCGAAGTCCAAGCTTGAGGACGCACAGGCGGGTCTACCGTCGGTGTCGTCCGAGGACGGCAAGGCCGACTTGACCCAGCGGCACGCCGATTTGGTGAGCCAGCTGCCGGGCACCCCGGCCAACGAGGTCGTCCCGCCGCCGCTGGGCAGCCCGACCACCGTGGCGCCGGTGTCGACCACCGTCGCGCCCAGCAGCCCGCCGTCGACCACCCCGCAGCCCACGACCCAGCAGCCGACGACGACCACCACGACGGTGCCGCCGACCACCACCGAGGAACCGCCGACCACCACCCCGCCCGTGACGCAGCCGCAGAGCGAGGCGCCCAGGGTGGATCCGGGGACCGGTGCGGGCCAGGTAGGTACTGGTCAGGGCGGTGCGGGCCAGGGCGTGGCAGGCACGCAGCCGGACCCACAGCCGCCCACGACGTGA
- a CDS encoding sigma-70 family RNA polymerase sigma factor yields MTTLGDGLDASVTAAVEGDPQAIGRVLASVRPLVVRYCRARVGRQERSFASADDVAQEVCLAVLTALPGYRDQGRPFLAFVYGIAAHKVADAHRASARNRTEPVADVPDEPELDAGPEQRAMQGELSRRMNDLLRVLPEKQREIVVLRVVVGLSAEETAEAVGSTPGAVRVAQHRALARLRKTLSAEEVV; encoded by the coding sequence ATGACCACATTGGGGGACGGACTGGACGCGTCGGTGACCGCTGCCGTCGAGGGCGACCCTCAGGCGATCGGGCGCGTGCTCGCATCCGTTCGGCCCTTGGTTGTTCGCTATTGCCGTGCCCGTGTCGGAAGGCAAGAACGATCGTTCGCCTCGGCGGACGACGTGGCCCAGGAGGTGTGTCTCGCGGTGTTGACGGCACTGCCTGGCTACCGGGACCAAGGCCGTCCATTCTTGGCGTTCGTCTACGGCATCGCCGCTCACAAGGTGGCCGATGCCCATCGGGCGTCCGCTCGTAACCGTACCGAGCCCGTCGCCGATGTTCCTGATGAACCGGAACTCGACGCCGGGCCCGAACAGCGTGCCATGCAGGGTGAACTGAGCAGGCGGATGAATGATCTCCTGCGCGTCCTGCCGGAGAAGCAGCGTGAGATCGTAGTGCTGCGGGTTGTGGTCGGCCTGTCGGCGGAGGAGACGGCCGAGGCGGTCGGCTCCACCCCGGGAGCGGTTCGAGTGGCACAACACCGGGCCTTGGCCCGGCTACGCAAGACTCTGTCAGCGGAGGAGGTGGTCTGA
- a CDS encoding response regulator transcription factor, which produces MTTVLICDDRRSVREGLTRVMSAVPGVSRIDCVAHGDELLARFSRQPVDVVLVGTQRAVPTGVEATRRLVSANPQANVIVFGAPDDAGSIAAAIAGGARGYLRWDASRPELVAALAHTLASTSVPAPRQPSDPGVQLTDRELQVLRGMSQGKSNGQIGRELYLSEDTVKTHARRLFRKLGVRDRAQAVAHGFRRGLVS; this is translated from the coding sequence GTGACGACGGTCTTGATCTGCGATGACCGCCGCAGTGTGCGGGAGGGCTTGACGCGTGTCATGTCCGCTGTGCCAGGGGTCAGTCGCATCGACTGCGTAGCGCACGGTGACGAGCTGCTCGCTCGCTTCTCCCGGCAGCCGGTGGACGTCGTCCTCGTCGGCACCCAGCGCGCCGTCCCCACCGGTGTGGAAGCCACGCGTCGGCTCGTCTCCGCGAACCCGCAGGCGAACGTCATCGTCTTCGGTGCCCCCGACGACGCGGGCAGCATCGCCGCGGCGATCGCGGGCGGCGCCCGCGGATATCTCCGGTGGGACGCCTCGCGCCCCGAGCTTGTGGCCGCCCTCGCCCACACGCTCGCGAGCACGTCGGTGCCCGCCCCCCGCCAGCCGTCCGACCCGGGCGTGCAGCTGACCGATCGTGAACTGCAGGTGCTGCGCGGGATGAGTCAGGGCAAGAGCAACGGCCAGATCGGCCGCGAGCTGTACTTGTCAGAGGACACCGTGAAGACCCACGCCCGGCGCTTGTTCCGCAAGCTCGGCGTGCGAGACCGCGCTCAGGCGGTCGCCCACGGGTTCCGGCGCGGCCTGGTCTCCTAA
- a CDS encoding MerR family transcriptional regulator, whose translation MTKSEQARPSGSTHGAPAADDPAAVEEDESGEPTLPVAAVARRLGIAPATLRTWDRRYGVGPSGHTTGRHRRYAPSDIARLELMQRALLKGAAPAEAAEYALRVSSGQQTDRVEPAESAEPEADWVSSISPDRPDAGGLGRAALAMDEESVQRMIAEAVEAHGVVVTWDSMVRPVLAAVANRWVHAGDCVEIEHLLDECVLAAMIRATPLVPAPRNARPILLSCAPGERHSLPLYVLRAALARRSLSTRMLGATLPATALAAAVRRTAPAAVALWAQVSANGDAAVLDQIPRTRQHLRVFACGPGWFDTDMPGRAEHLDELAEAVDRIEAVVLGETDSAR comes from the coding sequence GTGACCAAATCCGAGCAGGCCAGACCGAGCGGATCCACGCACGGTGCGCCCGCCGCTGACGACCCAGCGGCGGTCGAAGAGGACGAGTCGGGCGAACCGACCCTTCCGGTCGCCGCCGTCGCCCGCAGGCTCGGCATCGCGCCCGCGACCCTGCGCACCTGGGACCGCCGCTACGGCGTCGGACCCAGCGGCCACACGACCGGACGCCACCGCCGCTATGCCCCGTCCGACATCGCGCGCTTGGAGCTGATGCAGCGCGCGCTGCTCAAGGGCGCCGCCCCCGCCGAGGCCGCCGAGTACGCGCTGCGCGTGTCCAGCGGCCAGCAGACCGACCGGGTCGAGCCAGCCGAGTCCGCCGAGCCGGAGGCCGACTGGGTCTCCTCGATCTCGCCCGACCGGCCGGACGCGGGCGGGCTGGGCCGGGCCGCGCTGGCGATGGACGAGGAGTCCGTGCAGCGGATGATCGCCGAGGCGGTCGAGGCACACGGCGTCGTGGTCACGTGGGACTCGATGGTCCGCCCGGTGCTCGCCGCGGTGGCCAACCGCTGGGTGCACGCGGGCGACTGCGTGGAGATCGAGCACCTGCTCGACGAGTGCGTCCTCGCCGCGATGATCCGCGCGACACCGCTGGTGCCCGCCCCGCGCAATGCCCGGCCGATCCTGCTGTCGTGCGCCCCCGGCGAGCGTCACTCGCTGCCCCTCTACGTCCTGCGGGCCGCACTCGCCCGTCGTTCGCTGAGCACGCGGATGCTCGGCGCTACCCTGCCCGCCACCGCGCTGGCCGCCGCCGTCCGCCGCACCGCGCCCGCCGCGGTGGCGCTCTGGGCGCAGGTGTCCGCCAACGGCGACGCGGCCGTGCTCGACCAGATTCCGCGCACGCGCCAGCACCTTCGCGTGTTCGCGTGCGGGCCCGGCTGGTTCGACACGGACATGCCGGGCCGCGCCGAGCACCTCGACGAACTCGCCGAGGCGGTCGACCGGATCGAGGCGGTCGTGCTCGGTGAGACAGACTCCGCCAGGTGA
- a CDS encoding WhiB family transcriptional regulator, giving the protein MADTRRLPGPNADVWDWQLDGSCRGMDSAFFFHPDGERGPARARRESKAKAICQACPVLSLCRTHALAVHEPYGIWGGLSESEREAIIKSEKRTLAVAN; this is encoded by the coding sequence ATGGCGGACACTCGCAGGCTCCCCGGTCCGAACGCCGATGTGTGGGACTGGCAGCTCGACGGTTCGTGCAGAGGCATGGACAGCGCGTTCTTCTTCCACCCGGACGGAGAACGAGGTCCAGCCCGAGCCCGCCGCGAGTCCAAAGCCAAGGCGATCTGCCAGGCATGCCCGGTCCTGTCGCTGTGCCGAACCCACGCGCTTGCCGTCCACGAGCCCTACGGGATCTGGGGCGGGCTCTCGGAATCCGAGCGCGAGGCCATCATCAAGTCCGAGAAACGAACCCTCGCCGTCGCCAACTGA